The following DNA comes from Novosphingobium sp. PP1Y.
GCCGGTCATGCCGCCGACCACGAAAGTCAGCATGAAGGCGACCGTCCACATCATCGGCAGCTCATAGCGGATGCGTCCGCGGTACATCGTGAACAGCCAGTTGAAGAGCTTCGCGCCCGTCGGGATCGAGATGACCATGGTGGTGATCCCGAAGAACGAGTTGACGCTTGCCCCCGAACCCATCGTGAAGAAGTGGTGCAACCACACGACGTACGACAGGATGGTGATGACCAGCGTGGCGTAGACCATCGAGGAGTAGCCGAAGAGGCGCTTGCCGCAGAAGGTGGAGGTGACTTCCGAGAAGACGCCGAAGAGCGGCAGGATGAGGATGTAGACCTCTGGGTGGCCCCAGATCCAGATCAGGTTCACGTACATCATGGCGTTGCCGCCGAAGTCGTTCGTGAAGAAGTTGAAGCCGAGATAGCGGTCTGCGGTCAGCATCGTCATCACGGCCGTCAGCACCGGGAAGGCGGCAACGATCAGGATGTTGGTGCACAGCGCGGTCCAGGTGAAGATCGGCATGCGCATCATGGTCATGCCCGGCGCGCGCATCTTGACGATGGTCGCGATCAGGTTGACGCCGGATAACAGCGTACCGACACCGGCTATCTGCAGGGCCCAGATGTAGTAGTCGACGCCGACCCACGGGCTGTACGCGAAGTTGGACAGCGGCGGGTAGGCCAGCCAACCGGTCTGCGCGAACTCGCCGACGAACAGGCTCATCATCACGAGAACCGCGCCTGCCGTCGTCATCCAGAAGCTGAAGTTGTTGAGGAAGGGGAAGGATACGTCGCGCGCGCCGATCTGCAGCGGCACGATGTAGTTCATCAGGCCGGTGACGAAGGGCATCGCCACGAAGAAGATCATGATCACGCCGTGGGCGGTGAAGATCTGGTCGTAGTGATGGGCGTTGAGGTAACCCTCATTGCCGTTGAAGGCGATCGACTGCTGGATGCGCATCATCACCGCGTCGGCAAAGCCGCGCAGGAACATGACGAGGCCCAGCACCATGTACATGATGCCGATCTTCTTGTGGTCCACGCTGGTGAACCACTCCTTCCAGAGATAGCCCCAGAGCTTGAAATAGGTCAGCCCGGCAAGCAGCGCCGCGCCGCCGAGGGCGACGACGACGAAAGTCGCCAGGACGATCGGTTCGGTGGGAATGGCATCCCACCACAGGCGGCCCAGCAACAGGCTCCAGTGCGAGTGATCTACGGCTTCCATGTCGTCAGTTCCGGGAAATCAGGAGGGGGCGCGCCGGCGCTTCGTCGTTCTGTTCCAGAGCGACGGACTGCGGGGCGGAAAGGCCGGCGCCGGTCAGCGAGCGCATGCTGGCGGGGGCCTTCACGGTATTGTCTGGGGCCTTGCCGGGCTCCTGCTTGCACAGGGCGCGGACCCAGGCCAGTTCGCGCTTGGTGGCGGCGTCGGGATTGGCGTTCGCCGCTGCCGAAGCCTGGCGGCCGTACTTGTCGTAGGCGAGCATCTCGACGTTGCGGATGCCGGCCTTGCCCAGGCCGCCGCGCGCGTCGATCGCCATCATCTCGCTCATGCACATCTTGCCCGGCTCCACGCACATGTCGAGGATGGCGCCGTAAAGGTCTGCATCGACCGAGGCATAGCGGGCGACCGGGTTCTTTTCGCTCGGCTTCTCAAGCTTCAGGTAAGTCGCGCGGTCGAGCGTGCCGGCGCTGTCCTTGCCTCCGGTCTTCACGCCATCGACCCACTTGGCGAAGTCCGCGTCGGAAACCGAATGCGTGGCAAAGCGCATGTGCGAGAAGCCTGCGCCCGAATAGTTGGCCGAAAAGCCGATGAAGTCGCCGGTCTCGTTCATCACTGCATGCAGGCGCGTTTCCATGCCCGGCATCGCGTAGATCTGGCCGGCCATGGCGGGCACGTAGAACGAGTTCATCACGCTCGATGCGGTGATCTTGAACTGCAGCGGGCGGTTGGTCGGCACGACCAGTTCGTTGACGGTGGCGATGCCCTGCTCGGGGTAGATGAACAGCCACTTCCAGTCGAGCGCGACGACGTCGACCTCGAGCGGCTTGGCATCGTGCGCGACCGCGGTCTGCTTGTCGATGCGGCCGATCGTGCGATAGGGGTCGAGCAGGTGGGTGCCCACCCAGGTCAGCGCGCCCAGGCAGATGATGATGAGCAGCGGCGCCGCCCAGATTACCAGTTCCAGCTGGGTCGAGTGATCCCAGTCCGGCTCGTAGGTCGCTTCCTTGTTCGACGCGCGGTAACGCCACGCGAAGAAGATCGTGAGCGCCATGACCGGAACGATTATCAGCAGCATCAGCACGGTCGAGATGACGACGAGGTCACCTTGCTGTTGCGCGACATCGCCGGCCGGGTCGAGCACGACCGTATTGCAGGCGGAAAGGGCGCCCGTCAGCGCCAGGGCGGCGGCAGTGCGGGCGACGGGGACTCGGGCCAGCGCGGACAGAAGGCGCGGCGAAGGGGGAGACTCGGGAGAGCGCATGGCGCAGCGCCTAGGCCGATGCTGCGAATGCGAACATAGGACATTTTGTCCAATCCCCTTGATGGCGATCAATGACGATAGGGCGCAGATGTGACGTCGGGCGCCGCGTGCGTCCCGCAAGTGATTCGTCCGTGACAGGCGCAGGATTGCAGCACCGGGCACGGACCAGAAACAAAGGCCGCGAGATCCAGATGACCAGCACCCCCCAGACCGGCGAAGGAGTCCGCGAAGCCCTGGGCCTGCCCATCTTCAAGGAACATCACAAGCCCTCGCCGGGCGAGATCGCCATTGGCGTGATCATTGGCCGCACCTCGGAATTCTTCGACTTCTTCGTCTATGCCATCGCTTCGGTGCTGGTGTTCCCGAAGCTGTTCTTCCCGTTCGTCGATGCGCTGACCGGCACGCTCTATTCCTTCGCGATCTTTGCGCTGGCGTTCATCGCACGCCCGGTCGGTTCGCTCGTCTTCATGGCCGTCGACCGGGCTTATGGCCGCGGCACTAAGCTGACGATCGCGCTGTTCATGCTTGGCGGCTCGACCGCATCGATCGCCTTCCTGCCTTCCTATGCCGATGCCGGGACCACCTCGATCTGGCTGCTGGCGCTGCTGCGCCTTGGCCAGGGCTTTGCGCTCGGCGGCACCTGGGACGGTCTCGCCTCGCTGCTCGCGCTCAACGCGCCGGAGAACCGCCGCGGCTGGTACGCGATGATCCCGCAGCTGGGCGCGCCGTTCGGCCTGATCGTGGCAAGCATGCTGTTCGCCTACATGATCGCTTCGCTGCCTGCTGCCGACTTCCTTGACTGGGGCTGGCGCTACCCGTTCTTCGTCGCTTTCGCGATCAACGTCGTCGCGCTCTTCGCGCGTCTGCGCATCGTCGTCACTTCCGAGTTCGAGCACTTGTTCAACAGCCGCGACCTGCAGCCGGTCAGCGTGCTCGGCACTATCCGCAGCGAGTGGCGCACCATCGTGATCGGCGCCTTCGCACCGCTTGCCAGCTTCGCGCTGTTCCACATGGTCTCGGTCTTCCCGCTGTCCTGGGTGTTCCTCTTCACCCGTGAAGCGCCGACGAGCTTTCTGCTGATCGAGGCGATGGCGGCAGCCTTCGGCGTCGTCGCGGTCATCGCCTCCGGCCGCCTGGCCGACAAGTACGGCCGTCGCCGCCTGCTGGGCGCCTGCGCCGTGGGCATCGCCGTGTTCTCCGGCTTCGCGCCGCAGCTGCTCGACGCAGGCACGGCCGGTGAGATCGTGTTCATGGTGATCGGTTTCATCCTGCTGGGCCTGGCCTTCGGGCAGTCCTCGGGCGTGGTCGCCTCGGGCTTCGCAAGCGAGCACCGCTACACCGGATCGGCGCTGACCAGCGACCTTTCCTGGCTCTTCGGTGCCGGCTTCGCGCCGCTGGCCGCGCTGCTGCTCTCGGTCAATTTCGGACTGATCGCCTCGGGTGCCTACCTGCTATCGGGCGCGCTTGGTACGCTTCTGGCGCTCTGGTCGAACTCGGAGCTGGCAAGCCGCAACTGAAGCACCTGCCAGACGGATCTCATGAAGGCCGGGATGCGCCCTGCGTGTCCCGGCCTTTTTTCGTCATTGCGAGAGGCGGGGGTCAATCCCGGTTGGCGTCGTCTCCGGCGAGGCCGCGCAGGATCGGGCAGTCGGGGCGCTCGTCGCCGTGGCACTGTTCGGACAGGTCCCGCAGGGTCGCTCTCATGGCTTCGAGTGCCGCGATCTTCTCGCCCAGCTCTTCGATGTGACGCAGGGCCATGTCCTTCACTTCGCTGCTCGCCCGCTCGCGGTTGTCCCACAGGTCCAGCAGCGCTTCGATTTCGCTGACCGAGAAACCCAGATCCCGGGCATTGGCGATGAAGTGCAGGCGGTGGACGTCCCGTGCGTCGTAGTCGCGATAGCCGCTGTCGCGCCGCAGGGGTGGGGGGATCAGGCCGATCTTCTCGTAATGGCGGATCATGCGCTGCGATACGCCGCTCCTGCGCGAGGCCTCGCCGATGTTCACAGGGAGATCCGGTTGAGGCGCAGCGCATTGCTGATCACGCTGACCGAGGAGAGCGACATCGCCGCTGCGGCGATGATCGGTGAGAGCAGGATGCCGAAAAAGGGATAGAGCAGCCCCGCGGCAATCGGCACTCCTGCGGCATTGTAGACGAAGGCGAAGAACAGGTTCTGGCGAATGTTCGCCATCGTCGCGCGGCTCAGGTGCCGGGCATGGACGATGCCCTTCAGGTCCCCGCGCAAGAGCGTGACCCCGGCGCTTTCGATGGCGACATCGGTGCCCGATCCCATTGCAATGCCCACGTCTGCCGCAGCGAGCGCCGGGGCGTCGTTCACCCCGTCTCCCGCCATGGCGACGATCCGCCCTTCGGCCTTGAGCCTGGCGATGACCTCGCTCTTCTGGTCGGGCAGGACTTCCGCCTCGACCTCCTCGATCCCGAGCTTGCGCGCCACGGCCCTTGCTGTCGTGCGATTGTCTCCGGTGAGCATGACGACGCGAATGCCGTCCTCGCGCAGCGACTTGAGCGCTTCGGGCGTGGTGACCTTCACGGCATCGGCAATCGCGACGATCCCGGCGGCCTTGCCGTCGATGCCGACGAAGATCGCCGTCGCGCCGTCGCCCCGCAGGTTCTCGGCCTCGACCTGTAGCACCCCGGTGGCAATGCCTTGTTCTTCCATGAAGCGGGCGTTTCCAAGTATGACCTTGCGGTTTTCGACGGTACCGAGCGCCCCCTTGCCGGTCGGCGAGTCGAATTCGCGGACGTCGGGAAGGGGGATCGACCGGTCCTCGGCAGCGCGGACGATGGCCGCGGCCAGGGGGTGTTCCGATGCGCGCTCGACTGCGGCGGAGAGCCGCAGCAGCTCGTCTTCGTCGGCGCCTGCGGCAGAGATCACCTTTACGACCGAGGGCCTGCCATCGGTCAGGGTACCGGTCTTGTCGACGACGAGCGTGTCGACTTTCTCGAACTGTTCGAGCGCCTCGGCATTGCGGATCAGTACGCCCATCCCGGCGCCGCGCCCGATGCCGACCATGATCGACAT
Coding sequences within:
- the cyoB gene encoding cytochrome o ubiquinol oxidase subunit I codes for the protein MEAVDHSHWSLLLGRLWWDAIPTEPIVLATFVVVALGGAALLAGLTYFKLWGYLWKEWFTSVDHKKIGIMYMVLGLVMFLRGFADAVMMRIQQSIAFNGNEGYLNAHHYDQIFTAHGVIMIFFVAMPFVTGLMNYIVPLQIGARDVSFPFLNNFSFWMTTAGAVLVMMSLFVGEFAQTGWLAYPPLSNFAYSPWVGVDYYIWALQIAGVGTLLSGVNLIATIVKMRAPGMTMMRMPIFTWTALCTNILIVAAFPVLTAVMTMLTADRYLGFNFFTNDFGGNAMMYVNLIWIWGHPEVYILILPLFGVFSEVTSTFCGKRLFGYSSMVYATLVITILSYVVWLHHFFTMGSGASVNSFFGITTMVISIPTGAKLFNWLFTMYRGRIRYELPMMWTVAFMLTFVVGGMTGVLLAVPPADFVLHNSLFLIAHFHNVIIGGVLFGIFAAINYWWPKAFGFKLNEFWGKVSFWLWIPGFWFAFMPLYILGLMGVTRRMRVFDDPSLQPFFIVAAFGAFLIALGIAAMLVQFAVSIWKREELKDETGDPWDGRTLEWSTSSPPPEYNFAFTPIVHDIDAWDDMKRCGVERPTSGFRPIHMPKGTGAGAILAGLSLVFGFAMIWYIWWLAALSFAGILGYAIAHTFNYKRDYHIPVETVIETEAARDRQLAAAGA
- the cyoA gene encoding ubiquinol oxidase subunit II; translated protein: MRSPESPPSPRLLSALARVPVARTAAALALTGALSACNTVVLDPAGDVAQQQGDLVVISTVLMLLIIVPVMALTIFFAWRYRASNKEATYEPDWDHSTQLELVIWAAPLLIIICLGALTWVGTHLLDPYRTIGRIDKQTAVAHDAKPLEVDVVALDWKWLFIYPEQGIATVNELVVPTNRPLQFKITASSVMNSFYVPAMAGQIYAMPGMETRLHAVMNETGDFIGFSANYSGAGFSHMRFATHSVSDADFAKWVDGVKTGGKDSAGTLDRATYLKLEKPSEKNPVARYASVDADLYGAILDMCVEPGKMCMSEMMAIDARGGLGKAGIRNVEMLAYDKYGRQASAAANANPDAATKRELAWVRALCKQEPGKAPDNTVKAPASMRSLTGAGLSAPQSVALEQNDEAPARPLLISRN
- a CDS encoding MFS transporter, producing MTSTPQTGEGVREALGLPIFKEHHKPSPGEIAIGVIIGRTSEFFDFFVYAIASVLVFPKLFFPFVDALTGTLYSFAIFALAFIARPVGSLVFMAVDRAYGRGTKLTIALFMLGGSTASIAFLPSYADAGTTSIWLLALLRLGQGFALGGTWDGLASLLALNAPENRRGWYAMIPQLGAPFGLIVASMLFAYMIASLPAADFLDWGWRYPFFVAFAINVVALFARLRIVVTSEFEHLFNSRDLQPVSVLGTIRSEWRTIVIGAFAPLASFALFHMVSVFPLSWVFLFTREAPTSFLLIEAMAAAFGVVAVIASGRLADKYGRRRLLGACAVGIAVFSGFAPQLLDAGTAGEIVFMVIGFILLGLAFGQSSGVVASGFASEHRYTGSALTSDLSWLFGAGFAPLAALLLSVNFGLIASGAYLLSGALGTLLALWSNSELASRN
- the cueR gene encoding Cu(I)-responsive transcriptional regulator; its protein translation is MNIGEASRRSGVSQRMIRHYEKIGLIPPPLRRDSGYRDYDARDVHRLHFIANARDLGFSVSEIEALLDLWDNRERASSEVKDMALRHIEELGEKIAALEAMRATLRDLSEQCHGDERPDCPILRGLAGDDANRD